The following coding sequences are from one Paenibacillus stellifer window:
- a CDS encoding universal stress protein, with translation MYNRIVLAVDGSENSLRATKEAVKLVSLTPGCQIDVISVADFSKSKSEILHTQGREELELKRRQKLAPVEEILKQGNIAYKLKILHGEPGPTIIDYANKEKVEMVIIGSRGLNALQEMVLGSVSHKVVKRVHCPVMIVK, from the coding sequence ATGTATAACCGGATCGTATTAGCTGTAGATGGGTCGGAGAATTCGCTGAGAGCAACCAAAGAAGCGGTGAAGCTGGTGTCTTTAACACCAGGCTGCCAGATTGATGTGATTAGCGTTGCAGACTTCTCTAAATCGAAGAGTGAAATTCTGCACACCCAGGGCAGAGAGGAGCTGGAGCTGAAAAGACGGCAAAAGCTGGCGCCTGTCGAAGAAATACTGAAGCAAGGAAATATCGCGTATAAATTAAAGATCCTGCATGGAGAACCAGGTCCGACGATCATTGACTACGCCAACAAGGAAAAAGTGGAGATGGTTATTATCGGAAGCCGGGGATTAAATGCGCTCCAGGAGATGGTACTGGGAAGTGTCAGCCATAAGGTTGTAAAAAGAGTGCATTGTCCTGTAATGATTGTAAAATAG
- a CDS encoding NUDIX hydrolase: MKLIKKMIHQDVQSIEGNIYERRAARGIILRGTDILLLYTKRYNDYSFPGGGVELDEDLLTGLRRELAEETGAAKVEVIREIGYIDEYRPHYKPEFDLIHMLSYYYVCSIGEQLGESKLEDYEITNGMSAVWIDIQEAIHHNRQVIANQEASMGFSIERETLVLELILEDLLRQSA; encoded by the coding sequence ATGAAGCTGATCAAAAAAATGATTCACCAAGATGTACAAAGCATTGAAGGAAACATTTACGAGCGGAGAGCTGCACGAGGGATTATCTTACGGGGTACAGATATCCTCCTTCTGTATACCAAGCGGTATAATGACTACAGCTTCCCCGGAGGCGGCGTAGAGTTAGACGAGGATCTGCTGACTGGACTTCGCAGGGAGCTCGCTGAGGAGACGGGAGCCGCTAAAGTAGAAGTCATTCGTGAGATCGGTTATATTGATGAATACAGACCCCACTACAAACCGGAATTTGATCTCATCCATATGCTGTCTTATTATTATGTCTGTTCCATTGGAGAACAGCTTGGGGAATCTAAGCTTGAGGATTATGAGATCACAAACGGGATGTCTGCCGTATGGATCGATATCCAGGAAGCTATTCATCATAATCGGCAGGTCATTGCCAACCAAGAAGCATCCATGGGTTTCTCTATAGAACGGGAAACGTTGGTGCTTGAACTGATCCTTGAAGACCTTCTCCGTCAATCAGCTTGA
- a CDS encoding ribonuclease J encodes MNKPLLVDASTTQKKSRPRPQPVRIFALGGLGEIGKNMYGIEYKDEIVLIDAGLKFPDADMNGVDYIIPDIRYLLQKAKNIKALFLTHGHEDHIGGIPYLLKQLSVPIYGGPLTLGLVKAKLEEHQILHQAQLHTIQGHEIISFRHLKVHFYRTIHSIPDAFGIIIETPYGPVVHTGDFKFDSTPEGIPADIHKLMMIGRKGALALLADSTNSEREGQTPSELAVGESILESFRQCSGRVLFATFASNVHRLQQVVRAAVECQRKIIVIGRSMEKVFAIGQELGYIHVPEGTLVDSRRINTLKDHQVLIICTGSQGEVNAALTRIATGSHRSIQIQPDDTVIFSSSPIPGNVQNVNRSINMLMRSGANVIYGTIFDIHTSGHGSREDLKLMLNAVRPKYFVPIHGEYRMLVNHKRLAKQVGVPEDQIYLLDIGETLEITRNKARKGRKVPAGSVFVSQNELRYHENELIQERNQLGTNGVVIAAFTIKKNTKQIVFGPDLISRGFVYMKDAKALLKKAETQLKSSLNTLGQQHRYTHAVWYDHTVEVLNLLFDQELGRAPVILPSIQEL; translated from the coding sequence GTGAATAAACCTTTGCTTGTAGATGCTTCCACAACTCAGAAAAAGAGCCGTCCACGTCCTCAGCCTGTACGCATTTTTGCGCTTGGAGGCCTCGGTGAAATCGGTAAAAACATGTATGGCATTGAATATAAAGATGAAATTGTCCTTATTGATGCCGGCTTAAAATTTCCGGATGCCGATATGAATGGGGTTGACTACATCATCCCTGATATCCGCTACCTGCTTCAAAAAGCAAAGAATATTAAGGCGCTATTCTTGACGCATGGACACGAGGATCATATTGGAGGTATTCCTTATCTCCTTAAACAGCTGTCCGTACCCATTTACGGAGGTCCTTTGACCCTTGGTCTAGTAAAGGCGAAGCTTGAGGAGCACCAGATCCTTCATCAGGCTCAGCTTCACACCATACAGGGTCATGAGATCATATCCTTTCGCCACCTGAAGGTCCATTTTTACCGGACGATACACAGTATCCCTGACGCCTTTGGCATTATCATAGAAACGCCCTACGGCCCTGTTGTGCATACCGGGGATTTCAAATTTGATTCCACCCCTGAGGGAATACCTGCTGATATTCACAAACTGATGATGATTGGCAGGAAAGGAGCTCTAGCCTTACTTGCTGACAGCACAAACAGTGAACGCGAGGGTCAAACCCCTTCAGAGCTGGCGGTAGGTGAGTCCATATTGGAGTCGTTCAGACAATGCAGCGGACGGGTTCTATTTGCCACTTTTGCCTCCAATGTTCACCGGCTACAGCAGGTAGTACGAGCAGCTGTGGAATGCCAGCGGAAGATTATTGTAATTGGACGCAGTATGGAGAAAGTATTCGCCATAGGACAAGAGCTGGGGTATATTCATGTGCCCGAAGGAACCTTGGTGGACAGCAGACGGATTAACACGCTGAAGGATCATCAGGTCCTTATCATCTGTACAGGCAGCCAGGGTGAAGTTAATGCTGCACTCACCCGAATAGCGACCGGTTCTCACCGTTCGATTCAAATTCAGCCGGACGATACCGTCATTTTTTCTTCGTCCCCTATTCCTGGCAACGTACAAAACGTAAACCGCAGTATTAATATGCTGATGCGTTCCGGAGCCAACGTTATTTATGGAACGATTTTTGATATTCATACCTCAGGCCACGGTTCACGAGAAGATTTGAAGCTGATGCTGAACGCCGTCAGGCCAAAATATTTTGTACCCATTCACGGGGAATACCGGATGCTCGTCAATCATAAACGGCTGGCAAAACAAGTTGGTGTTCCGGAAGATCAAATTTATCTGCTGGATATCGGAGAAACCTTGGAAATAACCAGAAACAAGGCAAGAAAAGGCCGGAAGGTTCCTGCCGGTTCTGTATTCGTGAGTCAAAACGAACTACGCTACCACGAAAATGAACTGATACAAGAGCGGAACCAACTCGGAACTAACGGGGTGGTCATCGCCGCATTCACCATCAAGAAGAACACTAAACAAATCGTATTTGGTCCTGATTTAATCAGCCGGGGATTCGTCTACATGAAGGATGCAAAGGCCCTTTTAAAGAAGGCAGAAACCCAGCTGAAATCATCCTTAAACACATTGGGGCAGCAGCATAGATACACTCATGCGGTCTGGTACGATCACACGGTTGAGGTTTTGAATCTATTGTTTGATCAAGAATTAGGCCGTGCTCCCGTCATCCTACCCTCTATCCAGGAACTTTAA
- a CDS encoding helix-turn-helix domain-containing protein, translating to MDEQHEIMTIAQVAKYLQLSEITTYKLVNEGVIPAFKIGRHWRVQKSDLSELIERLKKGERI from the coding sequence TTGGACGAGCAACATGAAATAATGACGATCGCTCAGGTCGCCAAATATCTGCAGTTAAGCGAAATAACCACATATAAGCTTGTGAATGAGGGTGTTATTCCCGCTTTTAAAATTGGACGGCACTGGAGAGTACAGAAAAGTGACCTTTCTGAATTGATTGAACGACTGAAAAAGGGGGAACGAATCTAA
- a CDS encoding universal stress protein, which translates to MIKTILVASDGSKHAHHAAEKALELAKQLGSDVSITLFHVVSKTISRGELIHHNLNIRAMLEGDAHQALMRTELLFKKENIPFDLQVVMGDPAQEITRKANIESYDLVIIGSRGLNKMKELIMGSVSREVAHSVWGPVLIVK; encoded by the coding sequence ATGATTAAAACGATACTCGTCGCTTCCGACGGTTCTAAGCATGCCCACCATGCAGCAGAAAAGGCGCTTGAACTGGCTAAACAGTTGGGTAGCGATGTGTCCATCACTTTATTTCATGTTGTTTCTAAAACCATTTCCAGAGGCGAACTAATTCATCACAATCTTAATATCAGAGCGATGCTTGAAGGGGATGCCCACCAAGCCCTCATGCGAACAGAGCTGCTGTTTAAGAAAGAAAACATCCCATTTGATCTTCAAGTCGTCATGGGTGACCCTGCCCAGGAAATCACACGTAAGGCAAATATAGAGAGCTATGATCTTGTCATCATCGGTAGCCGCGGTTTGAATAAAATGAAAGAACTGATTATGGGCAGCGTTAGCCGCGAAGTCGCTCATTCCGTATGGGGACCTGTGCTAATTGTGAAGTAA
- a CDS encoding MFS transporter: protein MNTISKNKIPFQPPFFYGWIIVLIAGLGLFFSGPGQTYSISTFINAYIEQNHWSRSLISSLYSAATFMAGMLLFVVGRAVNRWGQRNVTFVVAIILALACFWNSMAFTPIMLFFGFFMTRLFGQGSMTLIPVTLVSQWFISHRGRAFSLMTIGTFAGSSFVPLINTWIIQEWGIREAWLFWGGLLSFIFAPLAFYFIRNTPESVGLLPDNRVQLTGTTGPQVLEESWTLNEALRTRMFWLLLVCVGIPAMVNTGLTFHLISIFGSKGIDATLSAFVLSLMALTSFPVSFISGFVNERFKTNYILAAVFVGQVLTMLILIYSQDAASALVFGVVRGIVAGFESITLNTIWPNYYGRSSIANIQGITMTSTVVCSAFGPLPFGFAFDYFGGYAEILWIMILFPILGCVFAIISPKPKKRNEKEIQES from the coding sequence ATGAATACAATATCTAAAAACAAAATTCCGTTTCAACCGCCATTTTTCTACGGATGGATCATAGTATTGATTGCCGGGCTTGGTCTATTTTTCTCTGGACCCGGCCAGACTTACTCCATTTCCACTTTTATTAATGCATACATCGAACAAAATCATTGGAGCAGGTCGCTCATATCCAGCTTATATTCCGCAGCTACCTTTATGGCCGGGATGCTTTTATTTGTTGTAGGCAGGGCAGTGAATCGCTGGGGGCAGCGCAACGTTACATTCGTTGTAGCCATTATACTTGCTTTGGCTTGTTTTTGGAACAGCATGGCTTTTACTCCGATCATGCTCTTTTTTGGATTTTTTATGACCCGGCTTTTTGGCCAAGGATCAATGACACTTATTCCTGTTACTTTAGTCTCGCAATGGTTCATCTCACACAGAGGTAGAGCTTTTAGCTTAATGACGATTGGTACTTTCGCCGGATCTTCATTTGTTCCGTTGATTAATACCTGGATAATTCAAGAGTGGGGAATCCGGGAGGCGTGGTTATTTTGGGGCGGGTTATTGAGTTTTATCTTTGCCCCGCTAGCCTTTTACTTCATTCGCAATACACCTGAATCTGTTGGTTTGTTGCCAGACAACCGGGTCCAATTGACCGGTACTACCGGACCTCAAGTGTTGGAGGAAAGCTGGACTTTAAATGAGGCTCTGCGGACAAGAATGTTCTGGCTTTTACTCGTTTGTGTAGGCATACCTGCAATGGTGAATACAGGGTTAACGTTTCATTTGATTTCAATCTTTGGCTCTAAAGGGATTGATGCTACTTTATCGGCATTTGTGCTTAGCCTCATGGCTTTAACTTCTTTTCCGGTATCTTTCATTTCCGGATTTGTGAATGAAAGATTTAAAACGAATTATATTCTTGCTGCTGTTTTTGTGGGTCAAGTGTTGACTATGCTCATATTAATTTACAGTCAAGATGCGGCAAGTGCGCTTGTTTTCGGTGTGGTACGGGGGATTGTCGCGGGCTTTGAGTCGATCACTTTAAACACCATTTGGCCCAATTATTATGGTAGATCCAGCATTGCTAATATTCAGGGAATTACCATGACTTCAACGGTTGTTTGCTCAGCTTTCGGACCTTTACCCTTTGGATTTGCATTTGATTATTTTGGAGGTTATGCAGAGATTCTCTGGATCATGATCTTATTCCCGATACTGGGCTGTGTTTTCGCCATAATTAGCCCTAAACCCAAGAAAAGGAACGAGAAGGAAATACAAGAGAGTTAA
- a CDS encoding universal stress protein, which yields MYKRVALAVDGSENSLRATQEAIKLASLSPGCQVDVLNVADYSKSKDEVLHSYRVEELDIQRRRKLVAVEELLKQNGIIYHLKILHGDPALTIVDYTEQENIEFAIMGSRGLNTLQEMIMGSVSHKVMKLVQCPVIIVK from the coding sequence ATGTACAAGCGGGTTGCCTTAGCTGTGGACGGATCAGAAAACTCTCTACGAGCTACCCAAGAAGCAATAAAGTTGGCGAGTTTGTCACCAGGCTGCCAAGTGGATGTTCTCAATGTCGCGGATTATTCTAAATCTAAAGATGAAGTACTGCATTCCTATCGTGTGGAAGAGTTAGACATACAGAGACGGAGAAAATTAGTGGCGGTTGAAGAGCTGCTAAAGCAAAATGGAATAATCTATCATTTGAAAATTCTTCACGGTGATCCGGCATTGACTATCGTTGATTACACTGAACAAGAAAACATTGAATTTGCTATCATGGGAAGTCGGGGGCTGAATACGCTTCAGGAAATGATAATGGGTAGCGTCAGTCATAAGGTTATGAAGTTGGTTCAATGTCCGGTGATTATTGTGAAATAG
- a CDS encoding ATP-dependent nuclease has product MRGEERMYGRNRNERAAAYDRTIESRASSIEAIDHPEFSRNRQSSSHNYPVTIELDKIVVLVGPNNVGKSSILRAYEVAMSEGSNEANLQEDDFPGGVVHQDSLPMIELHTVVQNHAPGARWIHTDSITQEKLVKERWTWATPGAPKRQGFDVEKKVWAEDAVPWGAPNVANYNRPKPHRIDAFSDPKVQADVIVKLLSNVIKERVKDVQEEAGESQYKHLLRTIATLRQQVISESIAHIEKIELQVSELLSEVFPGYVVKFDPRAEEEAESDLNLFQKVNNAQLKMGYGENGHLTTLDRQGSGARRTLLWSALRMIAETNVTKGAKKGAKKEAIEGEENRPHVLLLDEPELCLHPNAVREACRVLYDLPNTGNWQVIVTTHSPAFIDVSRDNTTIIRVEQINGHISGTTVFRPERVKLDDEDRSLLKLMNIFDPYVAEFFFGGRCIIVEGDTEYTAFKHIMATKPGIYKDVHIIRARGKATIISLVKILNHFGSRYSVLHDSDTPTTLRKGKTIKNPAWAHNEKIYAAIQDRPHTSNVRLLASLGNFEKAYFGEEVSSEKPYNAIVHLQHDEKRFEKVEQLLDALLDHSKVPPEGALEWTSIAQLEEMVAVQASKELVAAGTEDEIDEGL; this is encoded by the coding sequence TTGAGAGGTGAAGAACGAATGTATGGGAGGAATAGAAATGAACGAGCAGCAGCGTACGATAGAACCATTGAATCAAGAGCGTCCTCGATTGAAGCAATTGATCATCCAGAATTTTCGCGGAATAGGCAATCATCCAGTCACAATTATCCAGTCACAATTGAACTGGATAAGATTGTCGTATTAGTAGGTCCAAACAATGTCGGAAAGAGCTCCATTCTAAGGGCCTATGAAGTAGCAATGTCCGAGGGCTCGAACGAAGCTAATCTGCAGGAAGATGACTTTCCAGGTGGTGTGGTACATCAAGATTCTCTTCCCATGATCGAGCTTCACACAGTTGTTCAGAATCATGCTCCTGGAGCGAGATGGATACATACGGATTCAATTACCCAAGAAAAGTTGGTCAAGGAGAGATGGACATGGGCTACTCCAGGTGCACCCAAGCGTCAGGGCTTCGATGTTGAAAAAAAAGTATGGGCAGAAGATGCGGTTCCATGGGGTGCACCTAATGTCGCAAATTATAATCGACCAAAGCCGCATCGAATCGATGCATTTTCAGATCCTAAAGTACAAGCGGATGTCATCGTCAAACTGCTGAGCAATGTCATTAAAGAGAGAGTAAAGGATGTTCAAGAAGAGGCTGGGGAATCTCAATACAAACATTTGCTCCGTACGATCGCAACATTAAGACAGCAAGTAATCAGTGAATCCATTGCGCATATCGAAAAAATTGAGCTGCAGGTCTCAGAGCTACTTAGTGAAGTATTCCCCGGATACGTTGTTAAATTTGATCCTCGGGCAGAAGAGGAAGCGGAGAGTGACCTTAATCTATTTCAAAAGGTAAATAACGCGCAGCTAAAGATGGGATATGGTGAAAATGGACATTTAACCACACTGGATCGTCAAGGGAGCGGTGCAAGACGTACCTTATTATGGAGTGCCTTACGAATGATTGCAGAAACGAATGTGACTAAAGGGGCTAAAAAAGGGGCTAAAAAAGAAGCAATCGAAGGTGAGGAGAATAGGCCTCATGTCCTTCTTTTGGATGAGCCAGAGCTATGCCTTCATCCAAACGCAGTAAGAGAGGCTTGCCGGGTATTATACGATTTACCGAATACGGGAAACTGGCAAGTGATTGTAACGACACACTCTCCTGCTTTTATTGACGTCTCTCGCGATAACACAACCATTATAAGAGTAGAACAGATTAATGGACACATTTCCGGGACAACGGTATTTCGTCCGGAAAGAGTCAAATTAGATGATGAAGACCGCTCCCTATTAAAGCTAATGAACATTTTTGATCCTTATGTTGCCGAATTCTTCTTTGGAGGACGTTGCATTATCGTTGAAGGCGACACGGAGTATACGGCGTTTAAGCACATCATGGCAACAAAGCCGGGTATATATAAGGATGTACATATTATTAGAGCAAGAGGAAAAGCGACCATTATTTCATTAGTCAAAATTTTAAATCATTTCGGTTCTCGTTACTCTGTCCTGCATGATAGTGATACACCGACAACCCTAAGAAAGGGAAAAACGATAAAAAATCCGGCATGGGCACATAACGAAAAAATATATGCAGCGATACAGGATCGACCGCATACTTCAAATGTTCGACTACTAGCCTCACTGGGGAATTTTGAGAAAGCGTATTTTGGGGAGGAAGTAAGTAGTGAGAAACCCTACAATGCAATTGTTCATTTGCAACACGATGAGAAACGATTCGAAAAGGTGGAACAACTGCTGGATGCTCTTCTGGATCATAGCAAAGTTCCGCCTGAAGGCGCGCTTGAATGGACAAGCATTGCTCAGTTAGAGGAGATGGTTGCTGTGCAAGCCAGTAAGGAATTAGTGGCTGCAGGTACTGAAGATGAAATAGACGAGGGACTTTGA
- a CDS encoding Ku protein yields the protein MHTIWKGAISFGLVHIPVKLYAATEEKEISLNLLHKSCHGTIKNQRYCPNCQRSVESEELIKGYPLDTNQYVTFEKEELDQIQEDASKQIRIIDFMKEEQVDLMFTQKVYFLGPDQLGSHAYYLLLKALETSKRLAIAKFTFRANTKLCILKPINGNCIQLATMHYANEMRPVENVPNLSSTISVDSNQLKLALQIVKGMTGTSDLKSYSNPEQERLLAAIQSKIAGQNIVLKPTQESEVVVDLLEALRESVRMNKGKNKVAAPKESKRGTPNEKLG from the coding sequence ATGCATACCATATGGAAAGGCGCTATCAGTTTTGGATTAGTTCACATCCCGGTGAAACTTTACGCCGCCACAGAGGAGAAAGAAATCTCTCTCAACTTACTCCATAAAAGCTGCCATGGTACAATTAAAAACCAGCGATATTGCCCAAATTGTCAACGATCCGTCGAGTCTGAAGAACTCATTAAAGGCTACCCACTGGATACGAATCAATATGTAACCTTTGAAAAAGAGGAACTCGATCAGATTCAAGAAGACGCTAGTAAGCAGATACGGATTATTGATTTCATGAAGGAAGAACAAGTCGATTTAATGTTCACGCAAAAGGTTTATTTTCTAGGTCCTGATCAACTTGGGAGTCATGCGTACTATTTACTTCTCAAGGCTCTTGAGACATCTAAAAGACTCGCAATCGCCAAGTTTACGTTTCGAGCTAACACGAAATTATGTATCCTGAAGCCGATAAATGGAAATTGCATTCAGTTGGCCACCATGCACTACGCGAATGAAATGCGGCCCGTAGAGAACGTCCCCAACCTCTCTAGTACCATTTCTGTAGATTCCAATCAGCTGAAGTTAGCCTTACAAATCGTCAAAGGAATGACAGGTACCTCCGATTTAAAATCATATTCCAATCCAGAGCAAGAACGATTGTTAGCAGCTATTCAATCTAAAATTGCCGGACAGAACATTGTTTTAAAGCCCACGCAAGAATCAGAGGTTGTTGTTGATCTTTTAGAGGCGCTTCGGGAGAGTGTCAGAATGAATAAAGGGAAAAACAAGGTGGCAGCCCCGAAGGAAAGTAAACGTGGGACCCCTAATGAAAAACTGGGATAG
- a CDS encoding helix-turn-helix domain-containing protein, translating into METSVIQKIGQRIRDIRKQRGWSQEELGEKAGFHFSYIGGVERAEKNITLVNLLKIADALDVQIMDLFMYTKYQESALNEKDELLNQIIHTLVSLKKRDLRKVQVMLDEFFEK; encoded by the coding sequence ATGGAAACTTCAGTAATTCAAAAAATAGGACAACGCATCCGTGATATTCGGAAGCAACGTGGATGGTCTCAAGAGGAGCTCGGTGAAAAGGCCGGCTTTCATTTCTCCTATATTGGTGGCGTTGAACGAGCTGAAAAAAATATTACTTTAGTGAACCTACTGAAGATCGCCGATGCTCTTGATGTTCAGATTATGGATTTGTTTATGTATACGAAATATCAAGAGTCCGCATTGAATGAAAAGGACGAATTATTGAATCAAATCATCCATACCTTAGTTTCCTTAAAAAAAAGAGATCTTCGAAAGGTTCAAGTCATGCTAGATGAGTTTTTCGAAAAATAG
- a CDS encoding helix-turn-helix domain-containing protein — protein sequence MMSEFMYYKIIGQLIKSKREERGMTQEELAIRVHISRPSITNIEAGRHLIRIHYLYQIATSLEVSVHDLLP from the coding sequence ATGATGAGCGAATTCATGTATTATAAAATCATTGGTCAACTTATTAAGAGTAAAAGAGAAGAACGAGGCATGACTCAAGAAGAACTAGCAATACGAGTCCATATTTCAAGACCTTCAATAACCAATATTGAAGCCGGTCGTCACCTTATTCGAATCCATTATCTTTATCAGATTGCCACTTCTCTTGAGGTTTCTGTCCATGATCTTCTACCTTAG
- a CDS encoding TnsA endonuclease N-terminal domain-containing protein: MKESSEIRIVYYSKKESGCDSMEHTLIPYTPIVMPRSKRYGNNYWGMMGPKVSYRDVILYSDLEYDHWVTVETDAKVKTYCEQPLEITYTLNGKRNRTIFDMCLYENGSELFVEVKYEKELHPSNRNYDRVMRQLEAQKEWCRLNGKLHEVRTEKSIRSGRYSIENRIKILASVINHRHPMFIEEVSKSLDCTKRTMKEICYELSDTCSSYEVFLSCHWLYYKGIITADIDSMIWNYEMEVWKLEQMSII, from the coding sequence ATGAAAGAATCTTCAGAAATTCGAATTGTTTATTATTCGAAAAAAGAGAGCGGATGTGATTCTATGGAGCACACCTTGATTCCATATACTCCAATCGTCATGCCAAGAAGTAAAAGATACGGTAACAATTACTGGGGTATGATGGGGCCAAAAGTTAGCTACCGGGATGTTATCTTATATAGCGACTTAGAATATGATCATTGGGTGACCGTTGAAACAGATGCTAAGGTAAAAACATATTGTGAACAACCACTGGAGATTACTTATACTTTGAATGGAAAACGGAATCGAACTATTTTTGATATGTGCCTTTATGAAAATGGGTCTGAGCTTTTTGTGGAAGTTAAATATGAGAAAGAACTTCATCCGAGTAATCGGAATTACGACCGTGTCATGAGGCAACTTGAAGCTCAAAAAGAATGGTGTAGGCTTAATGGAAAACTTCATGAAGTGAGGACAGAGAAATCCATTCGCTCAGGTAGGTATTCCATTGAAAACAGAATCAAAATATTAGCTAGTGTAATTAATCATAGACATCCGATGTTTATCGAAGAAGTATCCAAATCTCTTGACTGCACAAAAAGAACGATGAAAGAGATTTGCTATGAATTATCTGATACATGTAGTTCTTATGAGGTTTTTCTTTCTTGTCATTGGTTGTACTACAAAGGAATAATTACTGCCGATATTGATTCGATGATTTGGAACTATGAGATGGAGGTCTGGAAACTTGAGCAGATGTCGATTATTTGA
- a CDS encoding ATP-binding protein has translation MIVYGRPRIGKTSALKFAIEHLPTDLGAPLPILIANSNSYRVPSEEKFFLDLLNDFNFPFPAKRKPAEMRRQIVNLMLEKAEKSRLRRIILIMDEAHRLTEYHYNWLMDIYNELDRKKISMSVISVGQEELLSRRTFFLEQKKSQIIGRFMTHEHHFYGIRTIEEMKLILKCYDDEEISSYPVESGWSFSRFFFPEGYSRGERLEKDAKTIFSLFSELRKEHGVSADFEIPMEYFAFSIENALKKNGSHGNQHFWLTSALWKEAIEMSGYVESEIYMALV, from the coding sequence ATGATTGTGTACGGAAGACCTCGTATTGGAAAGACATCAGCATTAAAATTTGCTATAGAACATCTACCAACGGATCTTGGAGCCCCTTTACCCATTTTGATTGCAAATAGTAATTCTTATCGAGTTCCCAGTGAAGAAAAATTTTTCCTGGATCTTCTTAATGATTTTAATTTCCCGTTTCCTGCAAAGAGAAAACCTGCGGAGATGCGCCGTCAAATTGTTAACTTAATGCTTGAAAAAGCTGAAAAATCAAGATTGCGTCGAATCATTCTAATTATGGATGAGGCTCATCGATTAACCGAATATCACTATAACTGGCTTATGGATATTTATAATGAATTGGACAGGAAGAAAATAAGTATGTCTGTTATTTCTGTCGGGCAAGAGGAGCTGTTATCTCGTCGTACTTTTTTCCTGGAACAAAAGAAATCTCAGATTATCGGACGTTTCATGACACATGAACATCATTTTTATGGAATTCGCACGATCGAAGAAATGAAGTTAATTTTAAAATGCTATGATGATGAGGAAATTTCATCCTATCCAGTTGAAAGTGGATGGAGCTTTAGCCGATTTTTCTTTCCTGAAGGATATAGTAGAGGGGAAAGATTAGAAAAAGATGCAAAGACCATTTTCAGTCTATTTAGTGAGTTACGTAAAGAGCATGGAGTTTCGGCTGATTTTGAAATACCCATGGAGTATTTCGCCTTCAGCATAGAGAACGCCTTGAAGAAAAATGGGTCTCATGGAAATCAACACTTTTGGTTAACAAGCGCATTGTGGAAAGAAGCAATAGAAATGTCGGGGTATGTTGAGTCGGAAATTTATATGGCTTTAGTATAA